In Mercurialis annua linkage group LG5, ddMerAnnu1.2, whole genome shotgun sequence, a single genomic region encodes these proteins:
- the LOC126683273 gene encoding histidine-containing phosphotransfer protein 4 isoform X2 has product MAFKTNTVEMEKDMTTACKGFLDEQFLQLEELQDDANPNFVEEVVTLYYRDSARLIHGIEQALGRNPLDFNKLDSLMHQFKGSSSSIGAKKVKAECTVLREYCRAGNGEGCMRTLQQLKKEYATLKKKLESYFQLARQVGPAETVCRRK; this is encoded by the exons ATGGCATTTAAAACCAATACC GTAGAAATGGAGAAAGACATGACTACTGCATGCAAG GGTTTTCTTGATGAACAGTTTCTCCAGCTTGAGGAACTTCAAGATGACGCTAACCCTAATTTTGTGGAAGAAGTTGTCACATTGTACTATAGGGATTCAGCTAGACTAATCCATGGCATAGAACAAGCATT GGGGAGGAATCCACTTGATTTTAACAAGCTAGATAGTCTTATGCATCAATTCAAGGGAAGCAGCTCAAG CATTggagccaaaaaggtgaaagctgAGTGCACTGTCTTGAGGGAATATTGCAGAGCAGGAAATGGAGAAGG GTGCATGAGGACATTACAACAACTCAAAAAAGAGTATGCAACTCTGAAGAAGAAGCTTGAGTCCTATTTTCAG CTAGCAAGGCAAGTTGGGCCTGCCGAGACTGTATGCCGCCGCAAGTAA
- the LOC126683273 gene encoding histidine-containing phosphotransfer protein 4 isoform X3, with product MEKDMTTACKGFLDEQFLQLEELQDDANPNFVEEVVTLYYRDSARLIHGIEQALGRNPLDFNKLDSLMHQFKGSSSSIGAKKVKAECTVLREYCRAGNGEGCMRTLQQLKKEYATLKKKLESYFQLARQVGPAETVCRRK from the exons ATGGAGAAAGACATGACTACTGCATGCAAG GGTTTTCTTGATGAACAGTTTCTCCAGCTTGAGGAACTTCAAGATGACGCTAACCCTAATTTTGTGGAAGAAGTTGTCACATTGTACTATAGGGATTCAGCTAGACTAATCCATGGCATAGAACAAGCATT GGGGAGGAATCCACTTGATTTTAACAAGCTAGATAGTCTTATGCATCAATTCAAGGGAAGCAGCTCAAG CATTggagccaaaaaggtgaaagctgAGTGCACTGTCTTGAGGGAATATTGCAGAGCAGGAAATGGAGAAGG GTGCATGAGGACATTACAACAACTCAAAAAAGAGTATGCAACTCTGAAGAAGAAGCTTGAGTCCTATTTTCAG CTAGCAAGGCAAGTTGGGCCTGCCGAGACTGTATGCCGCCGCAAGTAA
- the LOC126683273 gene encoding histidine-containing phosphotransfer protein 4 isoform X1, translating to MERNQMQRQVALARQSFFDQGFLDEQFLQLEELQDDANPNFVEEVVTLYYRDSARLIHGIEQALGRNPLDFNKLDSLMHQFKGSSSSIGAKKVKAECTVLREYCRAGNGEGCMRTLQQLKKEYATLKKKLESYFQLARQVGPAETVCRRK from the exons ATGGAAAGAAACCAGATGCAGAGGCAGGTTGCTCTAGCAAGACAGTCTTTTTTTGATCAG GGTTTTCTTGATGAACAGTTTCTCCAGCTTGAGGAACTTCAAGATGACGCTAACCCTAATTTTGTGGAAGAAGTTGTCACATTGTACTATAGGGATTCAGCTAGACTAATCCATGGCATAGAACAAGCATT GGGGAGGAATCCACTTGATTTTAACAAGCTAGATAGTCTTATGCATCAATTCAAGGGAAGCAGCTCAAG CATTggagccaaaaaggtgaaagctgAGTGCACTGTCTTGAGGGAATATTGCAGAGCAGGAAATGGAGAAGG GTGCATGAGGACATTACAACAACTCAAAAAAGAGTATGCAACTCTGAAGAAGAAGCTTGAGTCCTATTTTCAG CTAGCAAGGCAAGTTGGGCCTGCCGAGACTGTATGCCGCCGCAAGTAA
- the LOC126681258 gene encoding protein ACTIVITY OF BC1 COMPLEX KINASE 3, chloroplastic, translating into MLTMSLVSPGSHRFDPGPCFRSNAVRTRAARVKAALVEATPRITVPAKRDITKLLAAGGGGDRTEDLQAEARAMTRAANFTTYSSELLAAKYGSRPIKVVQRTLEILIALGSFALKLYLDQRKGVFDGNKRMRAIELRKIFTRLGPTFVKLGQGLSTRPDLCPPEFLDELSELQDALPTFPDAEAFSCIEKELGLPLDSIYSSISPSPIAAASLGQVYKAQLKSSGHIVAVKVQRPGIEEAIGLDFYLIRGLGIFINKYVDIITSDVVALIDEFARRVYQELNYVQEGQNARRFKKLYADKEEILVPDIFWDYTSGKVLTMEWVEGVKLNEQIAIERQGLKVLDLVNTGIQCSLRQLLEYGYFHADPHPGNLLATPDGKLAFLDFGMMSETPEEARSAIIGHVVHMVNRDYEAMARDYYALDFLSPDVDVSPIVPALQNFFDDALSYTVSELNFKTLVDGLGAVFYQYPFNVPAYYALILRSLTVLEGLALYADPNFKVLAASYPYFAKRLLTDPNPYLRDALIELLFKDGRFRWNRLENLLEEGSKDRDFSAKDALQPVLKLLLAPDGEVLRVLVIKEAVRVTEAVVLGTVIDTYNSIPVPMRNLISNGNLAKPLMANDMEIQSLIELRDQIYRIWGQLSLSRDFDPMLLQPIVQVLQQPEARSLGGRVIGGITQRLAARLLQQLLRPPSSTLSTSSTS; encoded by the exons ATGTTAACTATGAGCCTTGTTTCGCCGGGGAGTCATCGGTTTGATCCAGGGCCGTGTTTTAGGTCCAATGCGGTAAGGACAAGAGCAGCAAGAGTGAAAGCGGCTTTGGTGGAAGCGACACCGAGGATAACCGTGCCAGCAAAAAGAGATATTACGAAGTTATTGGCTGCTGGAGGAGGAGGAGACCGAACAGAGGACCTGCAGGCAGAGGCAAGAGCTATGACCCGTGCTGCCAATTTCACCACTTATAGCTCTGAGCTTCTCGCCGCCAAATACGGCTCTAGGCCAATCAag GTAGTGCAACGGACTTTGGAAATACTGATAGCCCTAGGTTCATTTGCTTTGAAACTATATCTGGACCAGAGGAAAGGCGTTTTTGATGGTAATAAGAGAATGCGAGCAATTGAGCTGAGGAAAATTTTCACCCGGTTAGGACCTACTTTTGTTAAATTGGGACAGGGCTTGTCTACCAGGCCTGACCTCTGCCCTCCTGAGTTTCTCGATGAACTCTCTGAGCTTCAG GATGCATTGCCTACATTTCCCGACGCTGAAGCATTTTCGTGCATTGAGAAAGAGTTAGGGCTTCCTCTCGACTCTATTTATTCATCAATATCCCCATCTCCTATTGCAGCTGCCAGTTTAGGCCAAGTCTATAAAGCTCAGCTAAAGTCTTCTGGACATATTGTTGCCGTCAAGGTTCAACGCCCTGGGATTGAAGAGGCTATCGGACTTGACTTTTACTTGATTCGAGGTCTGGGAATCTTCATCAATAAATATGTTGATATAATCACTAGTGATGTTGTTGCCCTTATTGATGAATTTGCTCGCAGAGTTTACCAAGAGCTCAACTATGTCCAG GAGGGACAAAACGCTAGGAGGTTTAAGAAGTTGTATGCCGACAAGGAAGAGATCCTTGTTCCAGATATCTTTTGGGATTATACAAGTGGAAAAGTTTTGACCATGGAATGGGTTGAGGGAGTCAAATTAAATGAGCAGATTGCTATTGAGAGACAGGGTCTGAAGGTTCTGGATCTTGTAAACACAGGTATACAATGCAGTCTCAGGCAGCTGCTTGAATATGGATATTTTCACGCAGATCCTCATCCTGGCAATCTTCTAGCAACACCTGATGGAAAACTTGCTTTTCTTGATTTCGGAATGATGAGTGAGACACCAGAAGAAGCTAGATCTGCCATAATTGGCCATGTTGTTCACATGGTTAATAGGGATTATGAAGCTATGGCTCGTGATTATTATGCTCTAGATTTCTTGTCACCTGATGTAGACGTGTCTCCCATTGTACCAGCGCTACAGAATTTCTTCGACGATGCACTCAGTTACACCGTGAGTGAACTAAACTTCAAAACTCTAGTGGATGGTCTGGGTGCCGTCTTTTACCAATATCCATTTAACG TTCCGGCGTATTATGCATTGATATTAAGATCGCTTACGGTACTTGAAGGTCTAGCCCTTTACGCTGATCCAAATTTCAAGGTGCTGGCTGCTTCATATCCCTATTTTGCCAAAAGGCTTCTCACTGATCCAAATCCATATTTAAGAGACGCCCTTATTGAGTTGCTTTTTAAGGATGGAAGATTCAG ATGGAATAGACTTGAAAACCTACTTGAAGAAGGAAGTAAAGATAGAGATTTCTCTGCAAAGGATGCTCTACAACCTGTTTTAAAGCTATTATTGGCTCCGGATGGCGAAGTGCTCCGGGTTTTGGTGATTAAGGAGGCTGTTCGTGTGACAGAAGCTGTTGTTCTGGGCACCGTTATCGATACATACAATTCTATCCCAGTTCCTATGAGGAATCTAATCTCAAATGGCAATCTAGCTAAACCGCTTATGGCGAATGATATGGAAATTCAAAGCTTGATAGAGCTTCGGGACCAAATTTATAGGATATGGGGCCAATTAAGTTTGTCTAGAGATTTTGATCCGATGCTTCTGCAACCTATCGTACAG GTCCTACAACAACCTGAGGCACGCAGCCTAGGGGGGCGTGTTATTGGTGGGATAACTCAACGTCTCGCTGCTCGATTATTGCAACAACTTCTACGACCTCCTTCCTCGACACTTTCAACTTCTTCAACTTCATAG
- the LOC126683238 gene encoding histone deacetylase 8 — translation MGSTAGRSIHVFWHEDMLKHDAGKGMFDTGTAPAFLDVLDQHPENADRMRNMVAILKRGPISPFISWHLGAPARLPQLLSFHTSDYINELVQADKEGGKMICPATFLNPGSWDAALLAAGTTLAAMQHILDGHGPIAYALVRPPGHHAQTMQADGYCFLNNAALAVQLGLDSECRKIAVIDIDVHYGNGAAQGFYHSDEVLTISLHMNHGSWGPSHPQNGSIHELGEGTGFGYNLNIPLPSGTGNKGYGHAMTELVIPAIDKFQPDMLVLVAGQDSSAFDPNGRQCLTMDGYREIGRIVNGLAKRHSGGRVLVVQEGGYHITYSAYCLHATLEGLLDLPGPLLDEPLDCYPEDEPLAVKAVESIRMHHQETVPFLKKT, via the exons ATGGGAAGCACCGCTGGCCGGAGTATACACGTGTTCTGGCACGAGGACATGCTCAAGCACGACGCCGGTAAGGGGATGTTCGATACCGGAACGGCGCCGGCGTTTCTGGATGTGTTAGACCAGCACCCGGAGAATGCTGACAGGATGAGAAATATGGTGGCGATTCTTAAAAGAGGGCCTATCTCACCGTTCATTTCTTGGCATCTCGGTGCTCCGGCTCGTCTTCCTCAGTTACTCTCGTTTCATACCTCTG ACTACATAAACGAACTAGTTCAAGCAGACAAAGAGGGTGGCAAGATGATTTGTCCTGCTACTTTCTTAAACCCTGGATCATGGGATGCTGCTCTTCTTGCTGCCGGTACTACATTAGCAGCAATGCAGCACATTCTTGATGGACATGGACCGATTGCCTATGCATTGGTTAGGCCTCCAGGTCATCATGCTCAAACTATGCAAGCTGATGGTTATTGTTTCCTTAATAATGCAGCTCTAGCCGTCCAATTGGGGTTAGATTCAGAGTGTAGAAAGATTGCCGTTATTGACATCGATGTGCATTATGGCAATGGAGCTGCACAGGGCTTCTATCACTCTGATGAAGTACTTACCATCTCTCTCCATATGAATCATGGTTCATGGGGACCGTCTCATCCACAAAATGGATCTATTCATGAACTTGGTGAAGGAACGGGTTTTGGCTACAATCTAAACATACCTTTACCCTCTGGGACTGGCAACAAAGGCTATGGACATGCTATGACTGAACTGGTTATTCCAGCAATCGACAAGTTTCAACCTGATATGCTTGTTCTGGTTGCTGGCCAAGACTCGAGCGCT TTTGACCCAAACGGAAGGCAGTGCTTGACGATGGATGGATATCGAGAGATAGGGCGAATAGTTAATGGCCTGGCAAAAAGACACAGTGGCGGACGTGTTCTCGTGGTTCAAGAAGGCGGGTATCACATTACTTACTCAGCTTATTGTCTACATGCAACTCTCGAGGGTCTGCTCGACCTTCCGGGGCCTCTACTAGATGAACCTCTTGATTGTTACCCCGAGGATGAACCTCTTGCTGTCAAAGCTGTTGAGTCCATTCGAATGCATCACCAAGAAACTGTTccatttctaaaaaaaacttgA